Proteins encoded together in one Rhipicephalus sanguineus isolate Rsan-2018 chromosome 9, BIME_Rsan_1.4, whole genome shotgun sequence window:
- the LOC119404109 gene encoding ubiquitin-conjugating enzyme E2 Z, with protein MAAPHSPRSAASASGGVSTSHLPSGSYSWDPLCNAHEEPTPQCLLRARRDIMDIFAAPPAGVFIAPEENDITRIEALIVGPPETPYEGGFFHFLVKCPPEYPNQPPRVRIMTTGGGQVSLNPNFHLDGEVCLSILGTWPGPAWTPSLSIESVLVSIQSVMAENPYYNHPQFRVELTPDDVCRYNDIIQHETIRVAVCDAVQACLDEEAAVEGVVSSCAPLPAALREVVFETFAESYDRYEAAVKARLDMTGCLMNDPFGITRGRYGYKTLLQRLRDLNDRIKRRNEISPGKNDQAPAK; from the exons ATGGCCGCCCCTCACTCCCCGCGTAGCGCCGCCAGCGCCAGCGGCGGTGTCTCGACGAGCCACCTGCCGTCGGGGTCCTACTCGTGGGACCCGCTGTGCAACGCTCACGAGGAGCCCACGCCTCAGTGCCTGCTGAGGGCCAGGCGAGACATCATGGACATCTTCGCCGCGCCTCCGGCCGGCGTCTTCATCGCGCCCGAGGAGAACGACATCACCCGCATCGAGGCCCTGATCGTGGGGCCCCCGGAGACTCCGTACGAGGGCGGCTTCTTCCACTTCCTCGTCAAGTGCCCGCCCGAGTACCCGAaccagccgccgcgcgtgcgcatcATGACCACCGGGGGTGGACAG GTGAGCCTCAACCCAAACTTCCACCTTGACGGCGAGGTGTGCCTCAGCATACTGGGCACGTGGCCTGGACCGGCCTGGACGCCCTCGCTGTCCATCGAGAGCGTGCTGGTGTCCATCCAGTCCGTCATGGCCGAGAACCCGTACTACAACCACCCGCAGTTCCGCGTCGAGCTGACGCCCGACGACGTGTGCCGCtacaacgacatcatccagcacGAGACCATCAGGGTGGCAGTGTGCGACGCCGTTCAAGCTTGCCTCGACGAAGAAGCCGCCGTCGAAGGCGTCGTCTCTTCGTGCGCGCCACTGCCAGCCGCCCTGAGGGAGGTGGTCTTCGAGACATTCGCCGAGTCGTACGACAG GTACGAAGCTGCTGTGAAGGCCCGCCTGGATATGACCGGATGTCTAATGAACGATCCGTTCGGCATCACAAGAGGTCGCTACGGCTACAAGACGCTGCTGCAGCGACTGCGGGACCTGAACGACAGGATCAAGCGGAGGAACGAAATTTCGCCCGGCAAGAACGATCAAGCCCCGGCTAAATAA